In Picosynechococcus sp. PCC 7002, the following are encoded in one genomic region:
- the pheA gene encoding prephenate dehydratase, whose product MTIKIAHLGPAGTNAEAAAQTYQGWLQREQSPAVDLVPCQSIAQSLYALAHDEVQLAVIPVENSIQGSVAIALDLVWELHPLSICHQIILPIHHALISFASDFSDIKEVRSHPQALAQCQRWLEKHLPHAALIEANSTTAVLGSLKDNPHLGAIAAPRAAHLYHLPIVVDAIGDFPQNCTRFWVLGKDVQTAGDVISLAFTLPAKIPGVLVSALEVFARRKINLSRIESRPTKRSLGEYLFFVDLDGCLTNPDVQAALTELQTHTEILKILGNYRTIPLVSLGATPASDLQV is encoded by the coding sequence ATGACCATAAAAATTGCTCACCTTGGGCCAGCGGGCACCAACGCCGAAGCAGCGGCACAGACCTATCAAGGGTGGTTGCAGCGGGAACAATCTCCGGCTGTTGATCTAGTTCCCTGCCAGAGCATTGCCCAGAGTTTGTATGCCCTAGCCCACGATGAGGTGCAATTAGCGGTGATCCCGGTGGAAAATTCAATTCAAGGGTCGGTGGCGATCGCCTTAGATTTGGTCTGGGAATTGCATCCTTTATCCATCTGCCATCAAATTATTCTGCCCATCCACCATGCCCTAATTTCCTTTGCCTCAGACTTTAGCGACATCAAAGAAGTCCGCTCCCACCCCCAGGCCTTGGCCCAATGTCAGCGGTGGCTGGAAAAACATCTCCCCCATGCGGCCCTGATTGAAGCAAATTCCACAACTGCAGTCCTGGGTAGCCTCAAGGACAATCCTCACCTGGGGGCGATCGCCGCGCCCCGGGCAGCACATCTTTACCACTTACCCATCGTGGTGGATGCCATTGGTGATTTTCCGCAAAATTGCACCCGGTTTTGGGTTTTAGGGAAGGACGTCCAGACGGCTGGGGATGTGATTTCCCTTGCCTTTACCCTGCCCGCAAAAATTCCTGGGGTTCTCGTGAGTGCCCTAGAGGTCTTTGCCCGCCGCAAAATTAACCTCAGCCGCATTGAATCGCGCCCCACGAAACGCTCCCTGGGAGAATATTTATTTTTTGTCGATCTCGATGGTTGTCTCACAAATCCCGATGTTCAAGCAGCCCTGACGGAACTCCAGACCCACACAGAAATTTTGAAAATCCTCGGCAACTACCGCACGATTCCTTTAGTTTCCCTGGGGGCAACGCCCGCCTCTGATCTCCAGGTGTAG
- the psaK gene encoding photosystem I reaction center subunit PsaK — MSLALTVAAAVPTTMAWSPKVAVVMVICNVLAIAIGKATIKHPSEGPELPMPDMFGGMGLPALLATTSFGHILGVGVILGLGSMGAI, encoded by the coding sequence ATGTCCCTTGCCCTTACCGTTGCTGCCGCTGTGCCCACCACCATGGCCTGGAGCCCCAAAGTCGCCGTTGTGATGGTGATTTGTAATGTTTTGGCGATCGCCATTGGGAAAGCCACCATTAAGCACCCTTCCGAAGGCCCCGAATTGCCGATGCCTGATATGTTTGGTGGCATGGGTCTTCCTGCACTCCTCGCAACCACGAGTTTCGGACATATCCTCGGTGTTGGGGTAATCCTCGGCTTGGGTAGCATGGGTGCGATCTAA
- a CDS encoding DUF2854 domain-containing protein, translating into MFGKISLGSVGLVVGGILSVVGFAAYGFGNATLNLAGMFYGIPILLGGLALKAAEIKPIAYSKALSPELEALRESQATATQQQIRKDVTRYRYGQDCHLDDALERLGLSPTDEERPLLHHIREESRKGRYALVLEFKSPLFSLEDWQTRQEKIERFFGPDVTAAIAQPTEDEIELALIRAE; encoded by the coding sequence ATGTTCGGCAAAATTTCCCTGGGTAGTGTGGGTTTAGTGGTGGGAGGTATTCTCTCGGTGGTCGGCTTTGCGGCCTATGGCTTTGGTAATGCCACCTTGAATTTGGCGGGAATGTTCTACGGCATCCCGATTCTTTTGGGGGGGTTGGCCCTCAAGGCAGCGGAAATTAAACCGATCGCCTACAGCAAAGCGCTTTCACCGGAACTAGAAGCACTGCGAGAAAGCCAGGCAACGGCCACTCAACAACAAATCAGAAAAGACGTGACGCGCTATCGCTATGGTCAAGATTGTCATTTAGATGATGCCTTAGAACGCCTGGGATTAAGCCCGACGGACGAGGAACGGCCTCTATTGCACCACATCCGCGAGGAGTCTCGGAAAGGGCGTTATGCGCTGGTGCTGGAATTTAAGTCGCCGTTATTTTCCCTGGAAGATTGGCAGACACGTCAGGAAAAAATTGAGCGGTTTTTTGGCCCGGATGTCACGGCGGCGATCGCCCAACCCACAGAAGATGAAATTGAACTGGCATTGATTCGTGCTGAGTAG
- a CDS encoding MBL fold metallo-hydrolase, translating to MVQAQTQTEFKIKFWGVRGSIPCPGRETVRYGGNTSCVEMCAGNQRLIFDGGTGLRLLGEALVAESAPIAAHLFFSHSHWDHIQGFPFFTPAFQPQNRFNIYGVTADDEIPIQKRLHDQMLHPNFPVPLQVMRAELNFVALALGETVSLGEVRVTNGPLNHPGGAVGYRVDWQGLGVAYITDTEHYGDRLDDQVLRLAQGADVLIMDATYTDEEYHDPRHSKVSWGHSTWQEAVKVAQAANVKQLILFHHDPSHGDDFLDGVQAAAQAIFPRTAIAQEGKTIILQASGEGNPGLPGSAQALSV from the coding sequence ATGGTCCAGGCCCAGACCCAGACGGAATTTAAGATCAAGTTTTGGGGGGTGCGTGGCAGTATTCCTTGTCCCGGGCGAGAAACCGTCCGCTACGGGGGCAACACCTCCTGTGTAGAAATGTGCGCGGGAAATCAACGCCTAATCTTTGATGGCGGTACGGGACTGCGCCTGCTGGGTGAAGCGTTGGTCGCTGAATCAGCACCGATTGCTGCCCATCTATTTTTTTCCCACTCCCATTGGGATCACATCCAGGGGTTTCCTTTTTTTACGCCCGCTTTTCAGCCGCAAAATCGTTTCAATATCTATGGCGTCACTGCGGACGATGAGATCCCGATTCAAAAACGGCTCCATGACCAAATGCTCCATCCCAACTTTCCGGTGCCTCTCCAGGTGATGCGGGCGGAGTTAAATTTTGTTGCCTTAGCCCTGGGGGAAACGGTGTCCCTCGGAGAAGTACGAGTCACCAATGGCCCTTTGAATCATCCCGGTGGCGCGGTGGGTTATCGGGTCGATTGGCAAGGTTTAGGGGTCGCCTACATCACAGACACGGAACATTACGGCGATCGCCTCGATGATCAAGTGCTACGGCTCGCCCAGGGGGCCGATGTCCTCATTATGGATGCGACCTACACGGACGAGGAATATCATGATCCGCGCCATAGCAAAGTGAGCTGGGGCCATAGTACCTGGCAAGAGGCGGTGAAGGTGGCCCAGGCCGCCAACGTTAAGCAATTAATTTTGTTTCACCATGATCCAAGCCATGGTGATGATTTCCTCGATGGCGTCCAAGCAGCGGCCCAGGCTATTTTTCCCCGAACGGCGATCGCCCAAGAAGGAAAGACCATTATTTTGCAAGCCTCCGGAGAAGGAAATCCTGGGCTGCCTGGGTCGGCCCAAGCACTATCCGTCTGA
- the trmFO gene encoding FADH(2)-oxidizing methylenetetrahydrofolate--tRNA-(uracil(54)-C(5))-methyltransferase TrmFO, giving the protein MTKTLPPVTVIGGGLAGTEAAWQIAQAGVPVTLYEMRPVQKSPAHHTADLAELVCSNSFGAASSDRAAGLLHEELRRLQSVIISTADQHRVPAGGALAVDRGVFSQDLTQKLAEHPLVTFRREPLDQIPSEGITVLATGPLTTAALATELQQFTGLEYMSFFDAASPIIVGESINQDIAFLASRYDKGEAAYLNCPMDPAQYQAFRAALCEAEQAELKDFELETAKFFEGCLPIEELARRGEDTMRFGPLKPVGLFDARLGDFRAPENKGKRPYAVVQLRQEDKQGQLWNMVGFQTNLRWGEQKRVFRMIPGLENAEFVRMGVMHRNTFLNSPELLEATLQFKKRPTLLAAGQLIGTEGYTAAAAGGWLAGTNAARLAQGLTPLTLPETTMMGALFEFIHSASPKHFQPMPPNFGIIPPLAERVRSKKERYGVYRDRSLTDLEQWREESCRPAALV; this is encoded by the coding sequence ATGACTAAGACCCTGCCTCCTGTAACTGTAATTGGTGGTGGCCTCGCTGGCACAGAAGCCGCCTGGCAAATTGCCCAAGCCGGGGTTCCGGTCACGCTCTATGAAATGCGCCCCGTCCAAAAAAGTCCAGCCCACCATACCGCCGACCTCGCTGAATTGGTTTGTAGTAATTCTTTTGGGGCCGCTTCCAGCGATCGCGCCGCCGGATTGCTTCACGAGGAACTTCGTCGCCTCCAATCCGTGATCATCAGCACCGCCGACCAACACCGCGTCCCTGCGGGGGGAGCCTTAGCCGTTGACCGGGGCGTTTTTAGTCAAGATCTCACCCAAAAGCTTGCCGAACATCCCCTCGTCACCTTTCGCCGGGAACCCCTAGACCAAATCCCCAGCGAAGGAATTACCGTTTTAGCGACTGGGCCTCTGACCACCGCTGCCCTGGCCACAGAACTGCAACAATTCACGGGCCTGGAATACATGAGCTTCTTTGATGCCGCCAGTCCGATTATTGTTGGTGAAAGCATCAACCAAGACATTGCCTTTCTCGCCTCTCGCTACGACAAGGGAGAAGCTGCCTATCTCAATTGCCCGATGGATCCAGCCCAGTACCAGGCGTTTCGGGCGGCCCTTTGTGAAGCAGAGCAAGCAGAACTGAAAGATTTTGAACTGGAGACCGCGAAGTTTTTTGAGGGCTGTCTTCCCATCGAAGAATTAGCCCGCCGTGGTGAAGATACCATGCGTTTTGGCCCCCTAAAACCCGTAGGTCTTTTTGATGCTCGCCTCGGGGATTTTCGCGCCCCCGAAAATAAAGGCAAACGTCCCTATGCAGTGGTGCAATTGCGCCAGGAAGATAAACAAGGTCAACTCTGGAATATGGTGGGTTTCCAAACCAATCTCCGTTGGGGCGAACAAAAGCGGGTGTTCCGGATGATCCCTGGGTTAGAAAATGCTGAATTTGTCCGTATGGGCGTGATGCACCGCAATACGTTTTTAAATTCCCCTGAGTTGCTCGAAGCAACGCTTCAATTTAAAAAACGCCCGACCCTCCTCGCCGCTGGCCAGTTGATTGGCACCGAAGGTTATACAGCAGCCGCAGCAGGGGGATGGCTCGCCGGAACCAATGCCGCGCGGTTAGCCCAAGGATTAACACCTTTGACCTTGCCGGAAACCACAATGATGGGCGCTCTCTTCGAGTTTATCCACAGTGCTTCTCCCAAGCATTTTCAACCGATGCCCCCCAATTTCGGGATTATTCCGCCCCTAGCAGAACGCGTACGGAGCAAGAAAGAACGGTATGGCGTTTATCGCGATCGCTCCCTCACTGACCTGGAGCAATGGCGGGAAGAGTCTTGTCGTCCAGCCGCCTTAGTCTAA
- a CDS encoding AAA family ATPase has translation MKERIRDLTDNLSKTIVGKEDAIRLVLVAMLSGGHVLLEDVPGVGKTLLAKSLARSVNGRFQRIQCTPDLLPSDITGTNIWNPSSREFEFLSGPVFANVLLADEINRATPRTQSALLEVMEEQQVTVDGEARKVPKPFFVIATQNPIEYQGTFPLPEAQMDRFILSLTLGYPGFSEEVDMLQLHQSRIAPEELKPCISLEEMRELQSLVNQIHVEKSIQEYIVKIVQKSRNYEGIILGVSPRGTVALQRAAQAYAFLADRDFITTDDIKYLAPFVLAHRVIVTGGKGAKDVIKTLVATITDPSTPNSDYSLPTT, from the coding sequence ATGAAAGAACGCATTCGTGACCTCACCGATAACCTCTCGAAAACCATCGTCGGTAAAGAAGATGCCATTCGTCTTGTCCTTGTGGCGATGTTAAGTGGCGGCCATGTGCTCCTCGAAGACGTCCCCGGCGTCGGCAAGACACTTTTAGCAAAATCTCTCGCCCGTTCCGTCAATGGCCGCTTTCAGCGGATTCAATGCACCCCCGATCTTTTACCCAGTGACATTACAGGCACCAATATTTGGAATCCCAGTAGCCGTGAATTTGAATTTTTATCCGGCCCTGTGTTTGCCAATGTCCTCCTCGCCGACGAAATTAATCGGGCCACCCCCCGTACCCAGTCCGCACTTCTTGAGGTGATGGAAGAGCAACAGGTGACCGTCGATGGTGAAGCCCGTAAAGTGCCTAAACCTTTTTTCGTGATTGCGACCCAGAACCCCATCGAATACCAGGGCACCTTTCCGCTCCCAGAAGCCCAGATGGACCGTTTTATTCTTTCGCTTACCCTCGGCTATCCTGGCTTTTCTGAGGAGGTGGATATGCTCCAACTCCACCAATCCCGCATTGCCCCAGAGGAACTCAAGCCCTGTATTTCCCTAGAGGAGATGCGTGAACTCCAAAGTCTTGTGAATCAAATCCACGTCGAAAAATCGATCCAGGAATATATTGTCAAAATTGTCCAAAAATCTCGCAATTACGAAGGGATTATTCTGGGGGTCAGTCCCCGGGGTACGGTGGCTCTCCAGCGGGCGGCCCAGGCCTATGCGTTCTTGGCGGATCGAGATTTCATTACGACCGATGACATCAAATACCTTGCACCGTTTGTTTTAGCTCATCGGGTGATTGTCACTGGTGGCAAAGGCGCGAAGGACGTGATCAAGACTTTGGTGGCAACAATTACTGACCCTTCCACGCCCAATAGTGATTACAGTTTGCCGACGACCTAA
- a CDS encoding M20 family metallopeptidase, producing the protein MLAEIKSLAEKLAPRLIEIRRHIHAHPELSGEEQQTAAYVSGVLSSCGIAVQESVGKTGVVGNLRGQGTDPRTLGIRVDMDALPIQECTNLDYASTRMGVMHACGHDVHTTVGLGAAMVLAQLPEAIGGNIRFLFQPAEEIAQGAKWMVDDGALVGIDGVIGLHVFPTIPAKTIGIRYGALTAAADDLEIFIYGESGHGARPHQAIDAIWIAAQVITALQQSISRTQNPLRPIVLTIGKINGGRAANVIADEVHMTGTVRSLHPETHADLPQWIENIVANICNTYGAKYKVNYQRGVPSVQNDPDLTKILEQASREALGDRHVEILPEPSLGAEDFSMYLENLPGTMFRLGVGHQNRLNYPLHHPLFDIDESAILTGVITLAYTAHKYFQETAPASTHQSLENTPQ; encoded by the coding sequence ATGCTCGCCGAAATTAAAAGCCTTGCGGAAAAATTAGCGCCCCGTTTAATTGAAATTCGTCGCCACATCCACGCCCACCCCGAACTCAGCGGCGAGGAACAACAGACAGCAGCCTATGTGTCTGGAGTTTTGTCTTCCTGTGGCATTGCGGTACAGGAGTCAGTGGGAAAAACTGGGGTGGTTGGTAATCTCCGGGGCCAAGGGACAGACCCGCGCACCCTAGGGATTCGCGTCGATATGGATGCGCTGCCAATCCAAGAATGTACAAACTTAGACTATGCTTCTACCCGCATGGGAGTAATGCACGCCTGCGGCCATGATGTGCACACAACAGTGGGTCTGGGAGCGGCGATGGTTTTGGCTCAACTCCCGGAGGCGATCGGCGGCAACATCCGCTTTTTATTCCAGCCCGCCGAAGAAATTGCCCAGGGAGCGAAATGGATGGTCGATGACGGGGCCTTGGTAGGGATCGATGGGGTGATTGGTTTGCACGTTTTCCCGACCATTCCCGCTAAAACCATCGGAATTCGCTATGGTGCCCTCACTGCCGCCGCCGATGATTTAGAAATTTTTATCTATGGCGAATCGGGCCATGGGGCGCGACCTCACCAAGCCATTGATGCGATTTGGATTGCGGCCCAGGTGATCACAGCCCTACAACAGTCGATCAGCCGCACCCAAAATCCCCTGCGACCCATTGTCCTGACCATTGGCAAAATTAACGGGGGCCGGGCGGCAAATGTTATCGCCGATGAGGTACACATGACTGGCACTGTGCGATCGCTCCATCCAGAGACCCATGCGGATTTACCCCAATGGATTGAAAATATTGTCGCCAACATCTGCAATACCTACGGCGCAAAATATAAGGTCAACTACCAGCGGGGGGTGCCTTCGGTGCAAAATGATCCTGACTTGACGAAAATTCTTGAACAGGCGAGTCGGGAAGCCCTAGGTGATCGCCACGTCGAAATTTTACCGGAGCCTTCTCTGGGGGCCGAGGATTTTTCCATGTACCTCGAAAATCTTCCGGGAACGATGTTTCGCTTGGGGGTCGGCCACCAAAACCGCTTGAACTATCCCCTGCACCATCCCCTCTTTGACATTGACGAAAGTGCAATTCTCACAGGGGTAATTACCCTCGCCTACACGGCCCATAAATATTTCCAAGAAACAGCCCCGGCTTCAACCCACCAATCTCTAGAAAACACCCCACAATAG
- a CDS encoding lysophospholipid acyltransferase family protein, whose protein sequence is MPELESPRAREPLSSLILYRAFKWGFVNPVFRTYFRGRVYGVEHVPREGPFIAVSNHASNFDPPILSNCLCRPVAFMAKEELFQVPILKQAIALYGAYPVKRGAGDRGAIRAAIKALEQGWGVGIFLQGTRTPDGMITDPKPGAALIAAKAQVPLLPISLWGTEKILVKGKKMPQSVPLTVRIGEAIAPPPAVKKESLNQVTQTCTEVINQLHHLGR, encoded by the coding sequence ATGCCTGAGTTAGAATCTCCCCGCGCCAGGGAACCTTTGAGTAGCCTGATTCTTTATCGTGCCTTTAAGTGGGGCTTTGTGAACCCGGTGTTTCGGACGTATTTTCGGGGCCGGGTGTATGGGGTCGAGCATGTGCCCAGGGAGGGGCCATTTATCGCGGTGAGTAACCATGCCAGTAACTTTGACCCGCCGATTTTGTCCAATTGCCTCTGTCGTCCGGTGGCTTTTATGGCGAAGGAAGAATTATTTCAGGTGCCAATTCTCAAGCAGGCGATCGCCCTCTATGGCGCTTACCCAGTGAAGCGGGGGGCCGGGGATCGGGGGGCGATCCGCGCGGCGATCAAAGCCCTCGAACAAGGTTGGGGCGTGGGTATTTTTCTCCAGGGAACCCGGACTCCAGACGGTATGATCACCGATCCTAAACCTGGTGCAGCCCTCATTGCGGCGAAAGCCCAGGTTCCTCTCCTGCCAATCAGTCTTTGGGGCACTGAGAAAATTTTAGTCAAGGGGAAGAAAATGCCCCAATCGGTACCTTTAACCGTGCGCATCGGTGAGGCGATCGCCCCACCCCCAGCCGTGAAAAAAGAATCCCTGAACCAAGTAACCCAAACCTGTACCGAGGTTATTAATCAACTGCACCACCTAGGTCGTTAA
- a CDS encoding DUF1830 domain-containing protein produces the protein MAQILDPIPNDDNKALLCCYVNATSQIQVARITNVEDWYFERVVFPGQRLIFEALPQAILEIHTGMMASAILSDTIPCYRLAMQETGSETDEPEPAPVNQDIPAARPVAIAP, from the coding sequence ATGGCTCAAATTCTTGATCCCATCCCAAATGATGACAACAAAGCTCTACTTTGCTGCTATGTAAATGCAACCAGTCAAATTCAAGTTGCGCGTATTACAAATGTTGAAGATTGGTATTTTGAGCGGGTTGTTTTTCCCGGGCAACGGCTAATATTTGAAGCCCTCCCCCAGGCGATCTTAGAAATTCATACGGGGATGATGGCGAGTGCTATTTTATCGGACACGATCCCCTGCTATCGTCTGGCAATGCAAGAAACTGGCTCGGAAACAGATGAACCAGAGCCGGCCCCGGTGAATCAAGATATTCCTGCGGCTAGACCGGTGGCGATCGCCCCCTAA
- a CDS encoding bifunctional riboflavin kinase/FAD synthetase produces the protein MRVISSTTEALTPTCIALGNFDGVHRGHQRVIAPAVTQARALSQGVVVGDRLSNSPKIHATVVTFDPHPREFFSGNPQHLLTPLPEKQAFLAQFGIEQLVLLPFDRELAALSPQEFVAEILVKQLQTQSISVGSDFSFGRGRSGSATDLQAIAKSFGIDVHITPLCREAETRISSSAIREALATGQIQYANQLLGRPYSLQGTVTHGQKLGRQIGFPTANLQGEATKFLPKYGVYAVQVTSDVLPTAQWGILNIGCRPTVTTTALPTVEVHLLDYHQDLYGANLKVDLLHYLRPEQKFASLQALQNQIHQDGDRARTLLTTTSNQHERTHS, from the coding sequence GTGCGGGTAATCTCATCAACAACTGAAGCGTTAACACCCACTTGCATTGCCCTGGGCAATTTTGACGGGGTTCACCGGGGACACCAGCGGGTCATTGCCCCGGCGGTTACCCAAGCAAGGGCGCTGTCCCAAGGGGTTGTGGTGGGCGATCGCCTTTCAAATTCTCCTAAAATCCACGCCACCGTTGTCACCTTTGACCCCCACCCCCGGGAGTTTTTCTCTGGGAACCCCCAACATCTCCTCACGCCCCTCCCGGAGAAACAAGCCTTTCTGGCGCAGTTTGGGATCGAACAATTGGTGTTACTCCCCTTCGATCGGGAACTCGCGGCCCTCTCTCCCCAGGAGTTTGTCGCCGAAATCCTCGTCAAACAGTTACAAACCCAGTCCATTAGTGTCGGGAGTGATTTTTCCTTTGGTCGAGGGCGGAGTGGCAGTGCCACTGATCTCCAGGCGATCGCCAAAAGCTTTGGGATCGATGTTCATATCACGCCCCTGTGCCGGGAAGCCGAAACAAGAATTAGCAGTTCTGCCATTCGCGAAGCCCTGGCGACGGGACAAATTCAATACGCAAATCAACTCCTCGGTCGTCCCTATTCCCTCCAAGGCACCGTAACCCATGGTCAAAAATTAGGCCGTCAAATCGGTTTTCCCACCGCCAATCTCCAGGGAGAAGCGACGAAATTTTTACCGAAATACGGAGTCTATGCGGTGCAAGTCACCAGCGATGTTTTGCCCACCGCCCAATGGGGCATACTAAACATTGGGTGTCGTCCCACGGTCACAACCACTGCCCTGCCGACGGTGGAAGTGCACCTCTTGGATTATCACCAGGATCTCTATGGGGCCAACCTGAAGGTGGATCTCCTCCATTACCTGCGTCCAGAACAAAAATTTGCCTCCCTCCAGGCCCTCCAAAATCAAATTCACCAGGATGGCGATCGCGCCCGTACCCTGCTCACCACCACCTCCAATCAGCATGAAAGAACGCATTCGTGA